The DNA window CGTCGTATTATTGCAGATATCTGGCCTGCCCTGAAACCGGGAGGTATTCTTATCTACAGTACTTGTACCTATAATCTGATGGAAGATGAAGAGAATATTGAATGGATAAAGAAAGAATTGGGTGCAGAGTCATTGTTTGTTGATGTTCCTCAGGAATGGGGAATTACGGGAAATCTTGCCGGAACAGATACTTCCGTTTATCGCTTTCTGCCTCACAAAACCAAGGGAGAAGGCTTTTTCCTTGCAGCCCTGCGCAAGTTAGGAGAAGATGAAACTCAACCTATGCGGACAAAATCATCTAAGAAGAACAAAAAAGAAAAACCTTTAGAGATTCCTCAACAAGCGAAATTGTGGCTTCAGCATCCTGAAGATTTTAATATTGAAAGAAGAGGTGACTTTATTGTAACATGCCGGAAAAGCTATGCAGAATTAATCACTCTTCTGTACCAGCAATTAAGAGTAGTTCATTCCGGTATAATTATTGGTGAAGTTAAAGGAAAAGACCTCATACCTCACCAATCCTTGGCAATGAGTAATGAATTGAACACCAATGAATTCTCTTCTTGTGAACTGACTTATGAACAGGCTATCTCTTATTTAAGAAAGGAAGCTATAGTGTTGGATGCAACAGTTCCTAAAGGATATTTGTTATTACAATATAAAAATGTTCCGCTAGGGTTTGTGAAAAATATAGGTAACCGGGCTAATAATCTATACCCACAGGAATGGAGAATCCGTAGTGGCTATCTGCCTGAAGAAGTTCGCTGTATATAATCTTATTACAAAGATATATTCTTTCACTATTTTCTGTTGATCATAATTTGAGTCATTAACAATATAAATTGCATCTTATGAAAACAATGTCTGGAAAGCGAGTATTCGTTACCGGCGGATCACAAGGAATTGGTCGAGGAATTGTGGAGGCTTTTGTTTCAGCAGGAGCAAATGTTGCTTTTTGCGATATCAGCGAACCCGATTCTTCTTTTCTTTCGTCAGAAAATAGTCTTTTCTATAAAGTTGACGTAACAAACGAGAAAGCACTAACGGAAGTTATTAAACAGCTTTTTGCCAATTGGGGTGATATTGATATCCTTATAAATAATGTAGGTATCAGTGAGTTTTCTCCTTTGACAGAAACTCCGGTGCAGCAGTTCGACAGAATTATTGCTACTAATCTGCGACCGGTCTTTATTACTTCAAGACTGTGGGCTTTGCATCGTTCAGAAATGGAAGCATTACCCCTTTATGGACGTATTATAAATATTGCATCTACCAGATTCATAATGAGTGAGCCGGGTAGCGAAGGTTATGCAGCATCAAAAGGAGGAATTGTATCGCTGACTCATGCTTTAGCTCTTTCGTTATCAAAAACTCATATTACCGTAAATTGTATTAGTCCCGGATGGATTGAGACAAAAGATTACGATTCTCTGACTGTGGCCGATCATGAACAACATCCATCAGGAAGAGTTGGAACTCCTCAAGATATAGCCAGGGCATGTCTCTTTTTGTGTGATCCGGATAATAACTTTATCAATGGTCAGAATATGGTAATTGATGGGGGGATGACGAAGAAGATGATTTATGTGTAATTGGATCTCTAAATCCTTCTCATGAAATAAAAAAATATATTTTCATCCCTCATCTATCACTTTTTGAGTTTAATTATCTAAAAATAAGACTGCTGTAAAGGTGAGGGATGAAAAATAACCATCACTTATCCATCACTTTTGCTGTGATCTCTCACCAATTCGCTTCTTATATTCTTGAATTGGAAATCCATAAACTGAGTTTCGCAAAAAAGGCAAGCTCCCGCCTGCTTTCAAAAAGCAGGCGGGAGCTTGAATATTATTCACCAATGATTTTTAATCATTGCCCAATAAATAAAATCCATTCACCAATGATTTTCCAGGCATTCACCAATTATCCCATAACAGTGGCAACAACCCTTCTTTCTCCACCATAATTCCGGAATTCACAAAGATAAATGCCTTGCCATGTTCCCAGGTTTAACCGACCGTTGGTGATAGGAATTGTAATGCTTGAACCAACTATTGTTGACTTAGTATGAGCAGGCATATCGTCATCGCCTTCAAGAACGTGTTCATAATAAGGTTCGCGTTCTTTAACCAGGCGATTGAATGTGGATTCCAAATCTGTTCGCACATCAGGATCTGCATTTTCATTAATGCTCAAAGCAGCAGAAGTGTGCTTGATAAACAAATGAAGCAGTCCAGTTTTTGGCAGTTCAGGCAGATTTTTTATGATCTCCTGAGTAACCAGATGAAAACCTCTTTGCCTGGCTTTAAGTGAAAATTCAGTCTGAGCAACCATATTTCTTTATATTTGGTTAATCAATATCAATCCAATCTTTTATTCTGGATATTATTTGTTTCGTTCCAATTCATTCAATGAATCCATTTTCTTCTTTTCAAGGAATTCATAAATACCACATAAATGTTCTGTTACCTTCTTATTGCCGAATTCATAAACCTTAGTTACCAGTCCGTCAAGGAAATCACGGTCGTGTGATACCACGATAAGTGTTCCATCGAAATCCTTCAAAGCAGCTTTCAGAATATCTTTTGTCTTCAGGTCGAGGTGATTGGTTGGCTCATCGAGAATAAGCAAATTAACCGGTTCAAGCAATAACTTGATCATAGCTAAACGAGTACGCTCACCACCCGATAATACTTTTACTTTTTTGGTAGATTCCTCACCACCAAACATAAATGCTCCGAGCAAGTCGCGTATTTTATTTCGGATATCTCCTACAGCCACATCGTCAATGGTTTGGAAAACGGTTAGATTCTCATCCAACAACGATGCCTGGTTCTGTGCGAAATAACCAATCTGTACATTGTGTCCTAAAGTCAGCGTTCCGGTATGCTCAATCTCCTTCATGATACACTTCACTAAAGTAGATTTACCTTCGCCATTCTTCCCAACAAAAGCTACTTTATCGCCACGTTCTATAGTCAGATTGGCATTGCTGAATATAAGTTTTTCACCATAAGTCTTGCCCACACCGTCCATGGTTACAGGGTAATTACCAGAACGTGGAGAAGGAGGAAACTTTAAACGTAGAGCGGAAGAATCTTCCTCGTCTACTTCAAGTATCTCAAGCTTTTCCAGCATCTTTACCCTACTTTGTACCTGGTTGGTTTTTGAATAAGTACCTTTGAAACGTTCTATGAATTCCTGATTTTCAGCAATCATTTTCTGCTGATCTTCAAAGGCTTTTTGCTGTTGCTCGCGTCTTTCAGCACGAAGCTGTAAGTATTTGGAGTAATTAACTTTGTAGTCGTAGATACGTCCCATGGTTACTTCAATGGTACGTGTGGTAATGTTATCCACAAATTTACGGTCGTGGCTGATAAGGATAACAGCTTTGGCACTGTTAATAAGGAAATCTTCCAGCCACTGAATAGATTCAATATCGAGGTGATTAGTAGGCTCATCCAATAAAAGAACATCGGGATTTTGCAATAAGAGCTTGGCAAGTTCAATACGCATACGCCATCCACCGCTGAAATCGCTTGTCTGTCGGTTGAAATCTTCACGCATGAAACCTAGTCCTAAAAGTGCTTTTTCCACATCCGCTTCATAATTGGTGGCGTCAATGGCATAGAATTTCTCGCTTAAAGCAGAAACGTTTTCAATAAGCTCCATGTAGCTGTCACTTTCGTAGTCGGTTCTTGTTTCAAGTTCCTTGTTCAGCTTTTCAATTTCAGCTTCCATTTCATGAAGGTGAGAAAAAGCCTGCGCTGTCTCTTCAAAAACAGTTCGTCCGTCCTCCGTCATCAAGTGCTGAGGCAGATAAGCAATCACGCTATCTTTCGGAGCTGAAATTTTTCCTCGGCTGGGTTGACGTGCACCGGCAAGAATCTTTAATAAAGTACTCTTTCCTGCACCATTCTTACCCATCAAGGCAATACGGTCTTTTTCATTAATCACAAAAGAAACGTCACTGAAAAGGGTGGTTCCCCCGAACTCTACTGTTAATCCGTCTACTGAAATCATTCTTATTTTTGCTAATTAGGGCGCAAAGGTAGTGAATTTTTGTCTTTCAGAAAATTGTAAATAGCATATTGTGACCTAATTGGTGGTTCTGATGGGTTATATTTAAATTTGTTTTGCAGGTCGGCATCCACAAAACAGGCTTTTTGGTTATCTTTTAACTGAATATTCAGAATATCAATGACATCTCTTTTTAAATTTTTATCCAGAATCGGAGTAACTGCTTCTATTCTGTGGTAGAGATTTCGCTTCATCCAGTCGGGAGAACCAATAAACACCTTTGGATCTCCTCCGTTATGGAAGTACCATACCCGGGCATGTTCAAGGAAACTATCCACGATTCGGGTTATGCGAATGTTTTTGCTGTATGGTTGACCGGGAATGAGACAGCAAATTCCGCGTATTATGAGTTCTATTTCCACACCATGTTCCGATGCACGGTAAAGTTCATCAATCATAATCTGATCTTGTAAGGCATTCATCTTAAGAATTATTTTGCCTCCTCTGCCTTGCTCAGCCAATTCTATTTCATGGTTTATTAGTTTAGTGAGCTCCTGAATAAGGTTAAACCGCGCAACCAAAAGCTGCTTAAATTGTGGATGTTCCACCTTTTTTTCCAGAATAAGAAATAAAGTATGCAAGTCTTCCACAATCTCATTATTAGATGTAAAAATGCCGATATCAGAATAAACCTTTGCTGTTTTTTCATTAAAGTTACCGGTGCTTACATAAGCATAACTAGGTACATTCTCTTGTTTATCACTATGTCTCAGCACCAGCGCCACCTTGGCGTGTACCTTTAATCCCGGAATGCTATAGATAATATTAATACCTGCATTTTGCATCATTTCAGCTGTTTCCAGATTATTCTCTTCATCAAAACGAGCTTTCAGTTCCACAAATACAGTTACCTTTTTGCCGTTCTGGGCAGCACTGATTAATGTGTTTATCACTGCAGAGTTCTCGGCTACTCTATATTGAGTAACCATTATTTCTTTAGTCAGAGGATCATGTGTAGCCTCATAAAGAAAATGGATAAAATGCTCAAAAGAGTGATATGGAAAATTAACCAGCAGATCTTTCTTTTTCACGTACTGAAAGATGGAAGAATGCCTGTTCAGACAATTAAGTCTCATTGGTTGAGGCTTCTCATTTATTTGTAAGAGCTTGTTGGGATTGGGTAGCTTAATTAAATCCTCAAGATTTAAATGGCTATCTCCTAAAACCAATTCGTTTCTGTTTATATGGAAGGCATCTATCAGAAATTCAAGAAAGTCATCAGGCATAGAGCGATCGTAAACAAAACGGCATACTGCTCCAATTTTACGCTTCTTCACCTTCTTTTTTACTTGCTCCACAATGCTTCCGCTTATAGTATCGTCAATAAGAATATCAGCGTCTCGGGATATCTTGACACAGTAACAGTTGTCTACTTCATATCCTGGGAAAATACTTCCTATATTGGCTTTGATAATA is part of the uncultured Bacteroides sp. genome and encodes:
- a CDS encoding rRNA cytosine-C5-methyltransferase, coding for MKLPQPFIEQTKALLCEEYANLESALQEESPVSVRVNKTKPFLHNETMNVPWCSSGFYLGERLTFTFDPLFHAGCYYVQEASSMFVEQIIRNYVTEPVVALDLCAAPGGKSTHLRSLLPEGSFLVANEVIRNRSQILAENLIKWGHPDVAVTNNDPADFSDLGTLFDLILTDVPCSGEGMFRKDPGAIEEWSPENVTICYQRQRRIIADIWPALKPGGILIYSTCTYNLMEDEENIEWIKKELGAESLFVDVPQEWGITGNLAGTDTSVYRFLPHKTKGEGFFLAALRKLGEDETQPMRTKSSKKNKKEKPLEIPQQAKLWLQHPEDFNIERRGDFIVTCRKSYAELITLLYQQLRVVHSGIIIGEVKGKDLIPHQSLAMSNELNTNEFSSCELTYEQAISYLRKEAIVLDATVPKGYLLLQYKNVPLGFVKNIGNRANNLYPQEWRIRSGYLPEEVRCI
- a CDS encoding SDR family oxidoreductase gives rise to the protein MKTMSGKRVFVTGGSQGIGRGIVEAFVSAGANVAFCDISEPDSSFLSSENSLFYKVDVTNEKALTEVIKQLFANWGDIDILINNVGISEFSPLTETPVQQFDRIIATNLRPVFITSRLWALHRSEMEALPLYGRIINIASTRFIMSEPGSEGYAASKGGIVSLTHALALSLSKTHITVNCISPGWIETKDYDSLTVADHEQHPSGRVGTPQDIARACLFLCDPDNNFINGQNMVIDGGMTKKMIYV
- a CDS encoding secondary thiamine-phosphate synthase enzyme YjbQ — translated: MVAQTEFSLKARQRGFHLVTQEIIKNLPELPKTGLLHLFIKHTSAALSINENADPDVRTDLESTFNRLVKEREPYYEHVLEGDDDMPAHTKSTIVGSSITIPITNGRLNLGTWQGIYLCEFRNYGGERRVVATVMG
- a CDS encoding ABC-F family ATP-binding cassette domain-containing protein — its product is MISVDGLTVEFGGTTLFSDVSFVINEKDRIALMGKNGAGKSTLLKILAGARQPSRGKISAPKDSVIAYLPQHLMTEDGRTVFEETAQAFSHLHEMEAEIEKLNKELETRTDYESDSYMELIENVSALSEKFYAIDATNYEADVEKALLGLGFMREDFNRQTSDFSGGWRMRIELAKLLLQNPDVLLLDEPTNHLDIESIQWLEDFLINSAKAVILISHDRKFVDNITTRTIEVTMGRIYDYKVNYSKYLQLRAERREQQQKAFEDQQKMIAENQEFIERFKGTYSKTNQVQSRVKMLEKLEILEVDEEDSSALRLKFPPSPRSGNYPVTMDGVGKTYGEKLIFSNANLTIERGDKVAFVGKNGEGKSTLVKCIMKEIEHTGTLTLGHNVQIGYFAQNQASLLDENLTVFQTIDDVAVGDIRNKIRDLLGAFMFGGEESTKKVKVLSGGERTRLAMIKLLLEPVNLLILDEPTNHLDLKTKDILKAALKDFDGTLIVVSHDRDFLDGLVTKVYEFGNKKVTEHLCGIYEFLEKKKMDSLNELERNK
- a CDS encoding RNA degradosome polyphosphate kinase; this encodes MEHSYQYFKRDISWLSFNYRVLLEANDDKLPLYERINFIAIYSSNLEEFYKIRVADHKANVSGARTDEESIQVSQQILEDINIEVNKQLEERVRIYEQKILPELRRNNVIFYQSKDVEPFHQEFISNFFNEEVFPFLQPVLISKGEIVSFLRDNRLYLAVRLYKKNCAIDDPLREQYFVLKMPYSKVSRFIELPQHDGNYYIMYIEDIIKANIGSIFPGYEVDNCYCVKISRDADILIDDTISGSIVEQVKKKVKKRKIGAVCRFVYDRSMPDDFLEFLIDAFHINRNELVLGDSHLNLEDLIKLPNPNKLLQINEKPQPMRLNCLNRHSSIFQYVKKKDLLVNFPYHSFEHFIHFLYEATHDPLTKEIMVTQYRVAENSAVINTLISAAQNGKKVTVFVELKARFDEENNLETAEMMQNAGINIIYSIPGLKVHAKVALVLRHSDKQENVPSYAYVSTGNFNEKTAKVYSDIGIFTSNNEIVEDLHTLFLILEKKVEHPQFKQLLVARFNLIQELTKLINHEIELAEQGRGGKIILKMNALQDQIMIDELYRASEHGVEIELIIRGICCLIPGQPYSKNIRITRIVDSFLEHARVWYFHNGGDPKVFIGSPDWMKRNLYHRIEAVTPILDKNLKRDVIDILNIQLKDNQKACFVDADLQNKFKYNPSEPPIRSQYAIYNFLKDKNSLPLRPN